From one Microthrixaceae bacterium genomic stretch:
- a CDS encoding glycosyltransferase family 4 protein: MYIGMVCPYSLSVPGGVQGQVFGLARALRSRGHVVQIIAPADGPTTEGGVMVVGQSVMNAANGSVAPISPNAPTQIRTMRMLWDENFDVLHLHEPLVPGPSVTALLLKPAPVVGTFHAAGDQPAYSSFSSLARWVGGRIDAKVAVSEEARRLAGQSIPEPWTVLFNGIEIDQFAGADPWDRPDEAGDEGKPAVFFLGRHEERKGLGVLLEALSEMDDDVVVWIAGTGPETLALKAKYRDDKRLRWLGRISNEERNRRLAAAAAFVAPSLGGESFGVILLEAMAAGAPVVCSDITGYVGVAGPLDGEPAAARITRTGDSRSLAEGLAEVLRDRSLAEVLREHGRRRANRFSMDRLAEAYTVLYEAVIAEAAMRA; encoded by the coding sequence ATGTACATCGGAATGGTCTGTCCCTACAGCCTGAGCGTCCCCGGCGGCGTTCAGGGTCAGGTGTTCGGTTTGGCGCGGGCGCTGCGAAGCCGCGGTCACGTGGTGCAGATCATCGCGCCGGCCGACGGGCCCACCACCGAGGGCGGGGTCATGGTCGTTGGGCAGTCGGTCATGAACGCCGCCAACGGCTCGGTTGCCCCCATCTCGCCGAACGCCCCGACTCAGATCCGCACGATGCGCATGCTGTGGGATGAGAACTTCGACGTGTTGCACCTGCACGAACCGCTCGTACCCGGACCGTCCGTGACCGCACTGTTGCTGAAGCCGGCCCCCGTGGTCGGCACCTTCCACGCCGCCGGAGACCAACCCGCGTACTCGTCGTTTTCCAGCCTCGCCCGGTGGGTCGGGGGTCGAATCGACGCCAAGGTGGCGGTGAGCGAGGAGGCCCGACGCCTCGCCGGCCAATCGATTCCGGAACCGTGGACCGTGTTGTTCAACGGGATCGAGATCGATCAGTTCGCCGGGGCCGACCCGTGGGACCGCCCCGACGAGGCGGGCGACGAAGGAAAGCCTGCGGTGTTCTTCCTCGGCCGTCACGAGGAACGCAAGGGCCTCGGGGTGCTGTTGGAGGCGTTGTCGGAGATGGACGACGACGTCGTGGTGTGGATCGCCGGGACGGGGCCCGAAACGCTTGCGCTCAAGGCGAAGTACCGCGACGACAAGCGGCTGCGGTGGCTTGGGCGAATCAGCAACGAGGAACGCAACCGTCGCCTCGCTGCGGCCGCGGCCTTCGTGGCCCCGTCGCTCGGTGGCGAGAGCTTCGGGGTGATTCTGCTGGAGGCGATGGCCGCCGGCGCTCCGGTGGTGTGCAGCGATATCACCGGATACGTGGGCGTTGCCGGCCCGCTCGACGGCGAGCCTGCTGCGGCGCGCATCACCCGGACCGGCGACAGTCGATCGCTCGCCGAGGGGCTCGCGGAGGTACTCCGCGACCGGTCGTTGGCCGAGGTGTTGCGCGAGCACGGGCGCCGGCGCGCCAACCGGTTTTCGATGGACCGCCTCGCCGAGGCCTACACCGTGTTGTACGAGGCGGTCATCGCCGAAGCGGCCATGCGGGCGTGA
- a CDS encoding LemA family protein, whose amino-acid sequence MKWVVIVLIILIVLVAVLLIANYNGLVGLRNKIESAYSQIDVQLNRRYSLIPNLVETVKGYAAHESGTLEKVVQARNLAMNTNGIADKAEAENAITGALKSVFALSEAYPELKANTNFQQLQAELSSTEDRIAYARQYYNDNVRAYNTKIEAFPSNLIANAFKFTQREYFQAQGDARGDVSVSF is encoded by the coding sequence ATGAAATGGGTTGTCATCGTTCTGATCATCCTCATCGTGTTGGTCGCGGTGTTGCTGATCGCCAATTACAACGGGCTGGTCGGGCTGCGAAACAAGATCGAGTCGGCGTACTCCCAGATCGACGTCCAACTGAATCGCCGGTACTCGTTGATCCCGAACCTGGTCGAGACGGTCAAGGGGTATGCGGCGCACGAGTCGGGGACGCTCGAAAAGGTGGTGCAGGCCAGAAACCTGGCGATGAACACCAACGGGATCGCGGACAAGGCCGAGGCCGAAAACGCCATCACCGGAGCGCTCAAGAGCGTGTTCGCGTTGAGTGAGGCGTACCCCGAGTTGAAGGCCAACACGAACTTTCAGCAGCTGCAGGCCGAGTTGAGTTCGACCGAGGACCGCATCGCGTATGCCCGGCAGTACTACAACGACAACGTGCGGGCCTACAACACCAAGATCGAAGCCTTTCCCTCGAACCTGATCGCCAACGCCTTCAAGTTCACCCAACGCGAATACTTCCAAGCCCAAGGCGACGCTCGCGGCGACGTCTCCGTCTCGTTCTGA
- a CDS encoding DUF3048 domain-containing protein codes for MSGGTASCRLRAAAGALAVVSLALGCSSKDDPPPTTTTTSTTTTTTTTTTTTVPDPVAVAPLTGAPVDEATNQFLQRPALAIKIDNVAGAMPQSGLNSADIVFEIKVEGPSRLMAVFHTQDAANVGPTRSARYSDPPILALLGRPLFGWSGANDGVTKDMYTSDWIVNVNWDKVKNSDYWRSSDHKAPHNLFTSTEKLFAYAEAGQGPPLPVFQYLAAGEQLATGIPVPGVTLRVGDTTSAWRWDPEAAQWLRWQAKSAHVTSDGGQVNATNIVVMEIDYKGGKKTPTAEVVGSGRVQVFADGKIIEGTWNRPNQITGMTLTTLDGQPLKLYPGRTWVELTEGHTTSVLDEAAAGALK; via the coding sequence GTGAGCGGCGGAACTGCGAGCTGCCGGCTTCGAGCTGCGGCCGGCGCCCTCGCCGTCGTGTCGTTGGCCCTTGGATGTTCCAGCAAGGACGATCCGCCTCCCACGACAACGACCACCAGCACCACGACCACCACCACCACGACCACGACGACCACGGTCCCCGACCCGGTGGCGGTCGCTCCGCTGACCGGCGCGCCCGTCGACGAGGCGACCAACCAGTTCCTCCAACGTCCGGCGTTGGCCATCAAGATCGACAACGTCGCAGGAGCGATGCCGCAGTCGGGGCTGAACTCGGCCGACATCGTGTTCGAGATCAAGGTCGAGGGCCCGAGCCGACTGATGGCGGTGTTCCACACCCAGGATGCTGCAAATGTCGGTCCGACTCGCTCGGCCCGTTATTCCGATCCGCCGATCCTGGCCTTGCTCGGACGTCCGCTGTTTGGGTGGTCCGGGGCGAATGACGGCGTGACCAAGGACATGTACACCTCCGACTGGATCGTGAACGTGAACTGGGACAAGGTGAAGAACTCCGACTACTGGCGTTCCTCCGACCACAAGGCTCCGCACAACCTGTTCACCAGCACGGAGAAGCTGTTCGCGTACGCCGAGGCCGGGCAGGGTCCGCCGTTGCCCGTGTTTCAGTACCTCGCGGCGGGCGAGCAGCTCGCCACCGGCATTCCGGTGCCCGGGGTGACCCTGAGGGTCGGAGACACCACCTCGGCGTGGCGCTGGGACCCGGAGGCGGCCCAATGGCTTCGCTGGCAGGCCAAATCGGCTCACGTGACCTCCGATGGCGGACAGGTGAACGCCACCAACATCGTGGTGATGGAGATCGACTACAAGGGGGGTAAGAAGACGCCGACCGCCGAGGTCGTCGGCAGCGGGCGCGTGCAGGTGTTTGCCGACGGCAAGATCATCGAGGGGACTTGGAACCGCCCCAACCAGATCACCGGGATGACCCTGACGACCCTCGACGGCCAGCCGTTGAAGCTGTATCCGGGTCGCACCTGGGTCGAATTGACCGAAGGACACACGACCTCAGTGCTCGACGAGGCCGCCGCGGGTGCGTTGAAATAG
- a CDS encoding HIT domain-containing protein: MALDRLWATWRSNYVTGIADTRSEDPADGRTLFERILAAPGSDSDKHIVARGEHCFVLLNKFPYTSGHLLVLPNRGEPHLEGLSAREHLELWNLVTASVQAIKAAFRCDGVNVGLNLGAAAGGSQSDHLHVHCVPRWTGDANFMGVAAETRVLPVSLDEACDRLRAAFVLPKRDA, from the coding sequence ATGGCACTCGATCGACTCTGGGCGACGTGGCGTTCCAACTACGTCACCGGCATCGCCGACACCCGCTCCGAGGACCCCGCCGACGGGCGCACGCTGTTCGAACGGATCCTCGCAGCGCCGGGGTCGGATTCCGACAAGCACATCGTGGCGCGAGGCGAGCACTGCTTCGTGCTGCTCAACAAGTTCCCCTACACCTCCGGGCATCTGCTCGTTCTGCCCAATCGCGGTGAGCCACACCTCGAGGGGCTGAGCGCGAGGGAGCACCTGGAGTTGTGGAATCTGGTGACCGCCTCGGTGCAGGCCATCAAGGCAGCCTTTCGCTGCGACGGGGTGAACGTCGGGTTGAATCTCGGCGCCGCAGCCGGGGGGAGCCAGTCCGACCATTTGCACGTGCACTGCGTTCCACGCTGGACCGGTGATGCCAACTTCATGGGCGTGGCGGCGGAGACCCGCGTGCTACCGGTGTCGTTGGACGAGGCCTGCGACCGGTTGCGTGCCGCCTTCGTGTTGCCGAAGCGGGACGCGTAG
- a CDS encoding CDP-alcohol phosphatidyltransferase family protein: MLDGRFRGTIETWTRPIGRSVKNTGITADQVTFAGLFMSVAAAVTIGAGHLGWGVVLLALTGIPDTLDGAVAKASGTASQRGAFFDSTCDRVTDALLFGGVAWYLMDNPAYHPRAAMLAFAALGSAMLPSYIRAKADALGLDAKGGLVERAERFILLGVGLVIEPLLVPVLVALTVLNMATALQRFVKVWKVADKPQIQPRATRTRRKARAAAKTPASVRWEARRAAARSRAEARRGS; encoded by the coding sequence ATGCTCGACGGACGGTTCCGAGGCACGATCGAGACCTGGACGCGACCCATTGGACGCAGCGTCAAGAACACCGGGATCACCGCAGACCAGGTCACCTTCGCCGGCCTCTTCATGTCGGTGGCGGCGGCGGTGACCATCGGCGCCGGTCACCTCGGCTGGGGCGTCGTGCTCCTCGCACTCACCGGAATCCCAGACACCCTCGACGGCGCCGTGGCGAAGGCCTCGGGCACGGCGAGCCAACGTGGGGCCTTCTTCGATTCGACGTGTGACCGCGTGACCGACGCGCTGCTGTTCGGCGGTGTCGCGTGGTACCTCATGGACAACCCCGCCTATCACCCACGGGCCGCCATGTTGGCCTTCGCTGCGCTCGGAAGCGCGATGTTGCCCTCGTACATCCGCGCCAAGGCCGACGCCCTCGGCCTCGACGCCAAGGGCGGACTCGTCGAACGCGCCGAACGTTTCATCCTGCTCGGCGTCGGGCTCGTGATCGAACCACTGTTGGTGCCCGTACTCGTTGCGCTGACCGTGTTGAACATGGCGACCGCGCTGCAGCGTTTCGTCAAGGTTTGGAAGGTCGCCGACAAGCCGCAGATCCAACCCCGCGCCACCCGCACGCGCCGCAAGGCCCGCGCCGCAGCGAAGACTCCGGCGTCGGTGCGCTGGGAGGCACGCCGTGCGGCCGCCCGCTCCCGCGCCGAGGCTCGACGCGGCAGCTGA
- a CDS encoding phosphatidylinositol mannoside acyltransferase: MLSRLKGPAAFRAYQLGEVVSRNAPRALVDPSLQLAARLATVRGGDKRWVIERNLRRIYGRDLTRNELNTRVQATYESYARYYYDSFRLPAMDLGQVAEGFTVEGIEHLEAAMDNDPVGPILALPHLGGWEWAAFWITGIRQWKLAAVAERLEPPELFEWFLKFRQSLGMNIIPLGPDAADEVVGAMLDRQIVCLLSDRDLTGSGPEVDFFGERTSLPAGPAVMHLKGGATVLPVAVYFTEQGVHGVVRPPVTIERDPDAVSIRGDVQRFMQVLAGELETLIRRAPEQWHLLQPNWPSDFELLGAPRPTLS, from the coding sequence ATGCTTTCCCGATTGAAGGGCCCCGCTGCGTTTCGCGCGTACCAACTCGGCGAAGTCGTGTCGCGCAACGCGCCGCGGGCGCTGGTCGACCCGTCGCTTCAGTTGGCGGCACGGCTGGCGACGGTACGCGGTGGCGACAAACGCTGGGTGATCGAGCGCAACCTGCGGCGCATCTATGGCCGCGACCTGACCCGCAACGAACTCAACACGCGGGTGCAGGCCACCTACGAGAGCTACGCGCGGTACTACTACGACTCGTTCCGGCTCCCCGCCATGGACCTCGGTCAGGTCGCCGAAGGTTTCACCGTCGAGGGGATCGAACATCTCGAGGCGGCGATGGACAACGACCCCGTCGGCCCGATCCTCGCCCTGCCACACCTCGGCGGTTGGGAGTGGGCGGCGTTCTGGATCACCGGAATCCGCCAATGGAAACTCGCGGCGGTGGCCGAACGCCTCGAGCCCCCCGAGTTGTTCGAGTGGTTTCTCAAATTCCGCCAGTCGCTCGGCATGAACATCATCCCGCTCGGCCCCGACGCCGCCGACGAGGTGGTGGGCGCGATGTTGGACCGTCAGATCGTGTGTCTGTTGAGCGACCGCGACCTCACCGGAAGCGGCCCCGAGGTCGACTTCTTCGGGGAACGGACCTCGCTGCCCGCGGGACCGGCGGTGATGCACCTCAAGGGTGGGGCCACGGTGCTTCCGGTCGCCGTCTACTTCACCGAACAGGGGGTTCACGGCGTGGTCCGGCCCCCGGTCACGATCGAACGCGACCCCGACGCGGTCTCGATTCGCGGCGACGTGCAGCGGTTCATGCAGGTTCTCGCCGGCGAGCTCGAAACGCTGATCCGCCGCGCACCCGAGCAATGGCACCTTCTGCAGCCGAACTGGCCGAGCGATTTCGAACTCCTCGGCGCCCCGCGGCCGACGTTGAGCTGA